The following are encoded in a window of Arvicanthis niloticus isolate mArvNil1 chromosome 1, mArvNil1.pat.X, whole genome shotgun sequence genomic DNA:
- the Ldha gene encoding L-lactate dehydrogenase A chain → MTTLKDQLIVNLLKEEQAPQNKITVVGVGAVGMACAISILMKDLADELALVDVIEDKLKGEMMDLQHGSLFLRTPKIVSSKDYSVTANSKLVIITAGARQQEGESRLNLVQRNVNIFKFIIPNIVKYSPHCKLLVVSNPVDILTYVAWKISGFPKSRVIGSGCNLDSARFRYLMGERLGIHPLSCHGWVLGEHGDSSVPVWSGVNVAGVSLKSLNPQLGTDADNEQWKEVHKQVVDSAYEVIKLKGYTSWAIGLSVADLAESIMKNLRRVHPISTMIKGLYGINDDVFLSVPCILGQNGISDVVKVTLTPEEEARLKKSADTLWGIQKELQF, encoded by the exons ATGACAACCCTCAAGGACCAGCTGATTGTGAATCTTCTTAAGGAAGAACAGGCCCCCCAGAACAAGATTACAGTTGTTGGGGTTGGTGCTGTTGGCATGGCTTGTGCCATCAGTATCTTAATGAAG GACTTGGCAGATGAGCTTGCCCTTGTTGATGTCATAGAAGACAAGCTAAAGGGAGAGATGATGGACCTCCAGCATGGCAGCCTTTTTCTTAGAACACCAAAAATTGTCTCCAGCAAAG ACTATTCTGTAACTGCGAACTCCAAGCTGGTCATTATCACAGCGGGAGCCCgtcagcaagagggagagagcagGCTCAATCTGGTCCAGCGGAACGTGAACATCTTCAAGTTCATCATTCCCAACATTGTGAAGTACAGTCCACACTGCAAGCTGCTTGTTGTCTCAAATCCCG TGGATATCTTGACCTACGTGGCTTGGAAAATCAGTGGCTTTCCCAAAAGCCGAGTTATTGGAAGTGGTTGCAACCTGGATTCAGCTCGGTTCCGTTACCTGATGGGAGAAAGGCTGGGAATTCACCCGCTGAGCTGTCACGGGTGGGTCCTGGGAGAGCATGGCGACTCCAGTG TGCCTGTGTGGAGCGGTGTGAACGTTGCTGGCGTCTCCCTGAAGTCTCTGAACCCACAACTGGGCACTGATGCAGACAACGAGCAGTGGAAGGAGGTTCACAAGCAGGTGGTGGACAG TGCGTATGAGGTGATCAAGCTGAAAGGTTACACGTCCTGGGCCATTGGCCTCTCTGTGGCAGACTTGGCCGAGAGCATAATGAAGAACCTTAGGCGGGTGCATCCCATTTCCACCATGATTAAG GGTCTCTATGGGATCAATGATGATGTCTTCCTCAGTGTCCCGTGTATCCTGGGACAAAATGGAATCTCGGATGTCGTGAAGGTGACACTGACTCCTGAGGAAGAGGCCCGCCTGAAGAAGAGTGCAGATACCCTCTGGGGAATCCAGAAGGAGCTGCAGTTCTAA